Proteins from one Nicotiana tabacum cultivar K326 chromosome 23, ASM71507v2, whole genome shotgun sequence genomic window:
- the LOC142177390 gene encoding uncharacterized protein LOC142177390 encodes MARDDEIPATDKTTLDFTNPLYMHPSESTGFMLVLVDFDGTSYRSWRRGILRALSLKNKLGFITGKCKKPDPNSTTLDQWERCDDMVTLWILNSLSKDLADSLQYVNDARKLWQELEDRYDQTNGAKLYQLEKEINDLSQGNLDITGYYTKIKKL; translated from the coding sequence ATGGCTAGAGATGACGAAATTCCGGCGACAGATAAGACAACCCTAGACTTCACCAATCCGTTGTACATGCATCCGTCGGAAAGCACTGGATTTATGTTAGTGCTAGTGGATTTTGACGGAACTAGCTATAGATCATGGAGAAGAGGAATCCTTAGAGCACTCTCCTTGAAGAACAAACTAGGTTTCATCACCGGAAAGTGTAAGAAACCAGATCCCAATTCTACTACCCTAGACCAATGGGAACGATGCGACGACATGGTGACCTTGTGGATCTTAAACTCACTGTCTAAGGACCTAGCGGACAGCCTACAATATGTTAATGATGCCAGGAAACTTTGGCAGGAATTGGAAGACAGGTATGATCAGACCAATGGTGCTAAGTTGTATCAGCTCGAGAAGGAGATAAATGATTTGAGTCAAGGAAATTTGGACATTACTGGATATTatacaaaaataaagaaactttAG